A single Natrinema pellirubrum DSM 15624 DNA region contains:
- a CDS encoding CRISPR-associated protein Cas4 — translation MTCTYISFSDLRTAAYCPRKCYYQQRLPAEEREPPPEVDAIRALEPRYESLLEAPPGDLEDEPIAVPAVRYRDRLAATRDRLAESGQWDRLRDPLDRDVFATGRHCRGIVHKVLADPLEPVLVSSGEPPENGVWESQSVQAVAAAKAIAWEHQTSVERAWLEYPAHGVIRSVDMTTRRKATYRSALRAIRELDGPPPRTTNRSKCESCEFAAECGVTTRTLRSLLGL, via the coding sequence GTGACCTGCACGTACATCTCGTTCAGTGACCTCCGCACCGCCGCCTACTGCCCCCGGAAGTGCTACTATCAGCAGCGACTCCCGGCAGAGGAGCGCGAGCCGCCGCCCGAAGTCGACGCGATCCGGGCGCTCGAGCCCCGCTACGAATCGCTGCTCGAGGCTCCACCGGGGGACCTCGAGGACGAACCGATCGCCGTCCCGGCGGTTCGGTACCGGGATCGACTGGCGGCGACCCGTGACCGGCTCGCGGAGAGCGGGCAGTGGGACCGGCTTCGAGACCCGCTCGACCGCGACGTGTTCGCGACCGGCCGCCACTGTCGCGGGATCGTTCACAAGGTCCTTGCCGACCCGCTCGAGCCGGTGCTGGTGTCTTCGGGGGAGCCGCCCGAGAACGGCGTCTGGGAGTCCCAGTCGGTCCAGGCGGTCGCGGCCGCGAAGGCAATCGCATGGGAACATCAGACGTCGGTCGAACGGGCCTGGCTCGAGTATCCGGCCCACGGCGTGATCCGCTCGGTCGACATGACGACCCGCCGGAAAGCGACCTACAGGAGCGCGTTGCGGGCGATCCGTGAGCTTGACGGTCCGCCCCCGCGGACGACCAACCGCTCGAAATGCGAGTCCTGTGAGTTCGCTGCGGAGTGTGGTGTCACGACGCGGACGTTGCGATCGCTGCTGGGATTGTAG
- a CDS encoding L-threonylcarbamoyladenylate synthase, with product MSEYDRAAEAIEEGKLVVYPTETVYGLAADALSPAAVERVFEVKGRDRSKPVSMAVPSVPSALQHVRATERERQFMGTFLPGPVTVLCRRRETVPDELTAGRDRVGVRVPDHAVALRLCERAGTPITSTSANVSGRESACQVDDLDPEIREDAAVVLDSGETDGGTESTVVDVSSGTIHRRGAMADEIEAWLEQH from the coding sequence ATGAGCGAGTACGACCGCGCAGCCGAGGCGATCGAGGAGGGGAAACTCGTCGTCTACCCGACGGAGACGGTCTACGGCCTCGCCGCGGACGCCCTCTCGCCCGCCGCCGTCGAGCGGGTCTTCGAGGTGAAAGGCCGGGACCGGTCGAAGCCGGTCTCCATGGCGGTGCCGTCGGTCCCATCGGCACTACAGCACGTCCGCGCGACCGAGCGGGAACGGCAGTTCATGGGCACGTTTCTCCCCGGCCCGGTGACGGTCCTCTGTCGGCGACGCGAGACCGTACCGGACGAACTGACCGCGGGACGGGACCGCGTCGGGGTCCGAGTCCCGGACCACGCGGTCGCGTTGCGACTCTGTGAGCGGGCCGGGACGCCGATTACGTCGACCAGCGCGAACGTCAGCGGCCGCGAGAGCGCATGCCAGGTCGACGACCTCGATCCGGAAATCCGCGAGGACGCGGCCGTCGTCCTCGACAGCGGCGAGACCGATGGCGGGACCGAGAGTACCGTCGTCGACGTCTCGAGCGGGACGATCCACCGCCGCGGTGCGATGGCCGACGAGATCGAGGCCTGGCTCGAGCAACACTGA
- a CDS encoding redoxin domain-containing protein encodes MPEFDVVELGPADHPEPGADAPDFTRPLVTNEFWEDRTLSEIVAETDGPTILVFTPMTGSFLAKYVWDELTERNWDDRAGRVVGLTASTPYGVKRFLGDNDYPFTFFSDPSNEVADSYGIAHDLDGMTGLGEPRVAFFALADDRTIEGAWVATEWPDFPDYDALEAELGLE; translated from the coding sequence ATGCCGGAGTTCGACGTCGTCGAGTTGGGGCCGGCGGATCACCCCGAACCCGGCGCGGACGCACCCGACTTCACCCGACCGCTGGTCACCAACGAGTTCTGGGAGGACCGGACGCTATCGGAGATCGTCGCCGAGACCGACGGCCCGACGATCCTCGTGTTCACGCCGATGACCGGCTCGTTCCTCGCCAAGTACGTCTGGGACGAACTGACGGAGCGAAACTGGGACGACCGCGCCGGCCGCGTCGTCGGCCTCACGGCCTCGACACCCTACGGCGTCAAGCGATTCCTCGGGGACAATGACTACCCCTTCACGTTCTTTAGCGACCCGAGCAACGAGGTCGCCGACTCGTACGGCATCGCACACGACCTCGACGGCATGACCGGCCTCGGCGAACCCCGCGTCGCCTTCTTCGCGCTCGCGGATGACCGCACGATCGAAGGCGCGTGGGTCGCCACCGAGTGGCCCGACTTCCCCGACTACGACGCCCTCGAGGCCGAACTCGGCCTCGAGTGA
- a CDS encoding glutathione S-transferase N-terminal domain-containing protein, with translation MNDTDDRPITFYRLQGCPFCERVARLLEEYELGYRSRFVEPMHSERDVVKRVAGVRTVPVVVDENTGVTMAESANIVDYLESTYGEGAAATAGGDD, from the coding sequence ATGAACGACACCGACGACCGACCGATCACGTTCTACCGGCTCCAGGGCTGTCCGTTCTGCGAGCGAGTCGCCCGACTCCTCGAGGAGTACGAGCTGGGCTATCGCTCGCGGTTCGTCGAACCGATGCACTCCGAGCGAGACGTCGTCAAACGCGTCGCCGGCGTCCGGACCGTCCCCGTCGTCGTCGACGAGAACACCGGCGTCACGATGGCCGAAAGCGCCAACATCGTCGACTACCTCGAGTCGACCTACGGCGAGGGAGCCGCGGCGACGGCCGGAGGTGACGACTGA
- a CDS encoding hemolysin family protein, with protein sequence MALSPSLAVPLATYELPVVGVELDQSIVTILGAFAIAVLIALSGFFSSSEIAMFNLPKHRLEGMIEDDVSGAGLVKALKDDPHRLLVTILVGNNIVNIAMSSIATAILSLYFGGLVGVLLATFGITALVLLFGESVPKSYAVENTESWAVRISKPLKLTEYLLFPLIVLFDYLTRQINRLIGSTGAIESPYVTRDEIQEMIESGEREGVLEEEEHEMLTRIFRFNNTIVKEVMTPRLDMTAVPKDAPIDEAIETCIQSGHARIPVYEGSLDNVQGVVHIRDLVRDLNYGEAADDELELADLIQPTLHVPESKNVDELLTEMRENRMHMAIVIDEFGTTEGLVTMEDMIEEIIGEILEGGEEQPIEEIADDTVLVRGEVNIEDVNESLDIELPEGQEFETIAGFIFNRAGRLVEEGEEITYDGVRITVETVENTRILKARLTKLEQPDDDEPEPDDAAPLEADNDHE encoded by the coding sequence ATGGCGTTGTCTCCGTCGCTCGCGGTCCCGTTGGCCACCTACGAGCTGCCGGTCGTGGGTGTCGAGCTCGATCAGTCGATAGTGACGATCCTCGGCGCGTTCGCGATCGCCGTCCTCATCGCGCTCTCCGGCTTTTTCTCCTCCTCCGAGATCGCGATGTTCAACCTCCCGAAACACCGTCTCGAGGGAATGATCGAGGACGACGTCTCGGGCGCGGGGCTGGTGAAAGCGCTGAAGGACGACCCCCACCGGCTGCTCGTGACGATCCTCGTCGGAAACAACATCGTCAACATCGCGATGTCCTCGATCGCGACGGCGATCCTGTCGCTGTACTTCGGCGGGCTGGTCGGGGTCTTGCTGGCGACGTTCGGAATCACCGCCCTGGTCTTGCTGTTCGGCGAGAGCGTCCCCAAGTCCTATGCCGTCGAGAACACCGAGTCGTGGGCGGTCCGGATCTCGAAACCGCTGAAGCTCACCGAGTACCTGCTCTTTCCCCTGATCGTCCTCTTCGACTACCTCACCCGGCAGATCAACCGCCTCATCGGCTCGACGGGCGCGATCGAGTCACCCTACGTCACCCGCGACGAGATCCAGGAGATGATCGAGTCCGGCGAGCGCGAGGGTGTCTTGGAAGAGGAGGAACACGAGATGCTCACGCGGATCTTCCGCTTTAATAACACCATCGTCAAGGAGGTGATGACCCCGCGACTCGACATGACGGCGGTGCCGAAAGATGCCCCGATCGACGAGGCCATCGAGACCTGTATCCAGAGCGGCCACGCCCGCATCCCGGTCTACGAGGGGAGTCTCGACAACGTTCAGGGCGTCGTCCACATCCGTGATCTCGTCCGGGACCTGAACTACGGCGAGGCGGCGGACGACGAACTCGAGCTAGCGGACCTCATCCAGCCGACGCTACACGTTCCCGAGTCGAAAAACGTCGACGAACTGTTGACCGAGATGCGGGAAAACCGGATGCACATGGCCATCGTCATCGACGAGTTCGGCACCACCGAGGGGCTGGTGACGATGGAGGATATGATCGAGGAGATCATCGGCGAGATCTTGGAGGGCGGCGAGGAACAGCCCATCGAGGAGATCGCCGACGACACCGTCCTCGTCCGCGGCGAGGTCAACATCGAGGACGTCAACGAATCGCTGGACATCGAACTTCCCGAGGGACAGGAGTTCGAGACCATCGCCGGCTTCATCTTCAACCGCGCCGGCCGGCTCGTCGAGGAGGGTGAGGAGATCACCTACGACGGCGTCCGTATCACCGTCGAGACCGTCGAGAACACCCGCATCCTGAAAGCCCGACTCACGAAACTCGAGCAGCCGGACGACGACGAGCCGGAACCCGACGACGCAGCACCGCTCGAGGCCGACAACGACCACGAGTAG
- a CDS encoding inorganic phosphate transporter: MVDIATLGTFGVAAIASLFMAWAIGAGSSGSTPFAPAVGANAISVMRAGFLVGLLGFSGAVLQGANVSEAVGTELIGGVTLSSLAATLALLIAAALVAIGIFTGYPIATAFTVTGAVIGVGLAMGGDPAWAKYTEIATLWVLTPFVGGSIAYAVARALRAEVVPEEYLIVVLAAVVGAIVANIEFAILGPADAGGQSIAQASSVSLPGPAIAGTALATAVIAALWAVAIGLDLRNGTERGERHFLLVLGGLVAFSAGGSQVGLAIGPLIPLSGELDLPLLAMLVGGGFGLLLGSWTGAPRMIKAISQDYSSLGPRRSIAALIPSFIIAQTAVFYGIPVSFNEIIVSAIIGSGYAAAGAGGGVSARKMGVTVLAWIGSLAGAITVSFVGYTAVAAVLL, translated from the coding sequence ATGGTCGATATCGCCACGCTCGGGACCTTCGGCGTCGCCGCGATCGCGAGCCTCTTTATGGCGTGGGCGATCGGTGCCGGCTCGAGCGGCTCGACGCCTTTTGCCCCGGCGGTCGGTGCGAACGCGATCTCGGTGATGCGAGCGGGCTTTCTCGTCGGACTGCTCGGCTTCAGTGGCGCGGTCCTACAGGGTGCCAACGTCTCCGAGGCGGTGGGGACGGAACTGATCGGCGGCGTAACTCTCTCCTCGCTGGCCGCGACGCTGGCGCTGCTGATCGCGGCCGCCCTGGTGGCGATCGGGATCTTCACGGGGTACCCGATCGCGACGGCGTTTACCGTCACGGGCGCGGTCATCGGTGTCGGCCTCGCGATGGGCGGCGATCCGGCGTGGGCCAAATATACCGAGATCGCCACCCTGTGGGTTCTCACGCCGTTCGTCGGCGGCTCGATCGCCTACGCGGTCGCTCGAGCGCTGCGCGCCGAGGTGGTCCCCGAGGAGTATCTCATCGTCGTGCTGGCCGCCGTGGTCGGCGCGATCGTCGCCAACATCGAGTTCGCGATCCTCGGTCCGGCGGATGCGGGCGGGCAATCGATCGCACAGGCCTCGAGCGTCTCGCTTCCCGGGCCGGCGATCGCCGGGACCGCCCTCGCGACGGCCGTGATCGCGGCGTTGTGGGCGGTCGCGATCGGATTGGACCTGCGCAACGGCACCGAACGGGGCGAGCGGCACTTCCTGCTCGTCCTCGGCGGACTGGTGGCCTTTTCGGCCGGCGGCAGTCAGGTCGGGCTGGCGATCGGCCCGCTGATCCCGCTGTCGGGCGAACTCGATCTGCCGCTGCTCGCAATGTTGGTCGGTGGCGGGTTCGGTCTCCTGTTGGGCTCGTGGACCGGCGCGCCCCGGATGATCAAGGCGATCTCACAGGACTACTCCTCGCTGGGTCCGCGGCGGTCGATCGCCGCGCTCATTCCCTCGTTTATCATCGCCCAGACCGCCGTCTTCTACGGCATTCCGGTCTCGTTCAACGAGATCATCGTCAGCGCGATCATCGGGAGCGGCTACGCCGCAGCCGGCGCTGGCGGCGGCGTCAGCGCCCGCAAGATGGGCGTGACCGTCCTCGCGTGGATCGGGTCGCTGGCCGGCGCGATCACCGTCTCCTTTGTCGGCTACACCGCCGTCGCCGCGGTCCTGCTGTGA
- a CDS encoding DUF5828 family protein has product MEESISGFKVRGDWGDIVEHGERITRALRDVDVHDPDQEWGARFARAFEEWDEWRPKAHETLDSDVSEKTADQASVEEGKGEKAGKEPDEDIKTAGEKLSESYESLEDDDAGAAVDNWKESIDYVARAADSASRKALRRVEDTVYQNVMTQLAPYYFDNELVSANVQQSTRNGGNGEQFVFEVNVNDDDLKEAVSERLAEYEDEIDRWHVEVEKDTDAAEAIEGAEPPPEPDDNSRSTTN; this is encoded by the coding sequence ATGGAAGAGAGCATCTCGGGGTTCAAAGTCCGCGGTGACTGGGGCGATATCGTCGAACACGGGGAGCGAATCACGCGCGCACTCCGTGACGTCGACGTCCACGATCCCGACCAGGAGTGGGGCGCGCGCTTCGCGCGCGCCTTCGAGGAATGGGACGAGTGGCGACCCAAAGCCCACGAAACCCTCGATTCCGACGTCAGTGAAAAGACCGCCGACCAAGCCAGCGTCGAGGAAGGCAAAGGCGAAAAGGCCGGCAAGGAACCCGACGAGGACATCAAGACCGCCGGCGAGAAGCTCTCGGAGTCCTACGAGAGCCTCGAGGACGACGACGCCGGGGCCGCGGTCGACAACTGGAAGGAGTCGATCGATTACGTCGCGCGCGCGGCCGACTCAGCGAGCCGCAAGGCCCTGCGTCGGGTCGAAGACACGGTCTATCAGAACGTGATGACCCAGCTCGCGCCGTACTACTTCGACAACGAACTCGTCAGCGCCAACGTCCAGCAGTCGACGCGCAACGGCGGCAACGGCGAACAGTTCGTCTTCGAGGTCAACGTCAACGACGACGACCTCAAGGAGGCGGTCTCCGAACGGCTCGCCGAGTACGAGGACGAGATCGACCGCTGGCACGTCGAGGTCGAGAAAGACACCGACGCGGCCGAGGCCATCGAGGGCGCGGAGCCGCCGCCGGAACCCGACGACAACTCGCGGTCGACGACGAACTGA
- the upp gene encoding uracil phosphoribosyltransferase: MPIEDRDNAYLITHALAKDTLSRLRDVETEQVSFRKGLVKLGRICGYEIIDGRMETEYVEIETPLEQTMGERVRGLDDVVIINVLRAATPFVEGLLKAFPRARQGVISASRDEEAGRSEDGSFPITVDYVKLPEITEDDTVIIADPMLATGSTMCTVLDHVIENAVEPENLIVLSAVSAPEGLLRVGEEFDEADLLTVSIDDRLDDNGFIVPGLGDAGDRAFRTT, from the coding sequence ATGCCGATCGAAGACCGGGACAACGCCTATCTCATCACTCACGCACTGGCCAAGGACACGCTGAGTCGGCTCCGCGACGTCGAAACCGAGCAGGTCAGCTTCCGGAAGGGACTGGTCAAACTCGGTCGGATCTGCGGCTACGAGATCATTGACGGCCGCATGGAGACCGAGTACGTCGAGATCGAGACGCCCTTAGAGCAGACGATGGGCGAGCGCGTTCGCGGCCTCGACGACGTCGTGATCATCAACGTCTTGCGCGCGGCGACGCCGTTCGTCGAGGGCCTGCTGAAGGCCTTCCCGCGGGCGCGACAGGGCGTCATCAGCGCGAGCCGAGACGAGGAAGCCGGCCGCTCCGAGGACGGCTCGTTCCCCATCACGGTCGACTACGTGAAACTCCCCGAGATCACCGAGGATGACACGGTCATCATCGCCGACCCGATGCTCGCGACCGGGAGTACGATGTGTACCGTTCTCGATCACGTCATCGAGAACGCGGTGGAACCCGAGAACTTGATCGTCCTCTCGGCGGTGTCGGCACCGGAAGGGCTGCTCCGGGTCGGCGAGGAGTTCGACGAAGCTGACCTGTTGACGGTGTCGATCGACGACCGACTCGACGACAACGGCTTCATCGTCCCCGGACTGGGCGACGCCGGTGACCGCGCGTTCCGCACGACCTGA
- a CDS encoding cupin domain-containing protein yields MRYSVVDPGDLERVDERPCDLRRLSDAAGMENVAINRFDAEPGEQLPLAYHSHETQEEVFVVLSGTLHVETPDEEFTVPQGSLFAVEPGAPQRAYNPDDADDSVSVIAVGAPAVDGDAVPYEPEE; encoded by the coding sequence ATGCGTTACAGCGTCGTCGACCCGGGCGACCTCGAGCGAGTCGATGAGCGACCCTGCGACCTCCGCCGGCTGAGCGACGCGGCCGGGATGGAAAACGTCGCGATCAACCGGTTCGACGCAGAGCCGGGCGAGCAGTTGCCGCTGGCCTACCACTCCCACGAGACCCAAGAGGAGGTGTTCGTCGTCCTCTCGGGAACGCTCCACGTCGAGACACCTGACGAGGAGTTTACGGTCCCGCAGGGGTCGCTGTTCGCGGTCGAACCCGGCGCGCCCCAGCGAGCGTACAATCCCGACGATGCCGACGATTCGGTCTCGGTGATCGCGGTCGGCGCTCCCGCGGTCGACGGCGACGCCGTCCCGTACGAGCCTGAGGAGTGA
- a CDS encoding YgaP family membrane protein has translation MFGHRRNVGGFDRLVLAATLLVLGYRNRNRTLGTLAFIAGSDILATAVIQRCPVNAVLGIDTCGTGG, from the coding sequence ATATTCGGACATAGACGAAACGTCGGCGGATTCGACCGGCTCGTCCTCGCGGCGACACTCCTCGTCCTCGGATACCGAAACCGGAACCGAACGCTCGGGACGCTGGCGTTCATCGCCGGGAGCGACATCCTCGCAACCGCGGTCATCCAGCGGTGTCCGGTGAACGCAGTGCTTGGAATCGACACCTGCGGGACCGGAGGGTAA